Within Kutzneria chonburiensis, the genomic segment GCGTTCGATGCGCACGGCCCCGTGCTCGCCGGCGGCATCTCCTTCGGCGCCCACCTCGCCGCCGAGTGGGCTTGCGCACACCCTTCCCGCTGCGCCGGTCTGCTGCTCGCCATGCCCGCCTGGCACGGCTCCCCCGGCGACTGCCCAGCCGCCGTCGCCGCCCGCCACTCCGCCGCCACCGTCCTGCGCGACGGTCTCTCTTCCGCCCTCACGTTCGGCCCCGACGTGCCCCCTTGGCTCGCCGCCGAGCTCTCCCGCGCCTGGCACCGTCACGGCCCCGGCCTCGTCGACTCCCTGCTCGCCGCCGCCGACCGCCCCGCGCCGACCTTGGCCCAGCTCGCCACCCTGTCTGTGCCCGTCGGCATCGTCGCCGTGCACGACGACCCCCTGCATCCCGCTTCGGTCGCCGCCCAGTGGGCGGCCACGATTCCCGGGGCCGAGCTGCGCTCGATCTCGTTCGCCGACTTCAGCGCCGACCGCTCCGCCCTCGGCCGCGCCGCCGTCGCCGCCTGGCAGGCGTCTAGGTCAGGCTCTCGGCCAGCTGCCTGAACAGGGCGGTGCCGGGGTCGTCGATGCCGCGACGCACGTGGGACATGAGCAGGAGGACGGCCAGGGCGCGGGACCACTCGTAGGCGCGGTCCTCGTCGAGCACGTCCAGGGCGGCGATACGGGTACGGACCTCGTCGACGGTGGTGACGTCGAACAGGGTCCAGTCGACGACGTCAAGGTCGGGGTCGCCGAGGCAGGGTCGGGGGTCGATGGCGACGGGGCCACGGGCGGAAGCCAGGACGTTGCCGGGATGGAGGTCGCCGTGCACAAGACGCGCGACGGAGCCGGTGTCAGCGAGGCGTCGGGCGGCGGCGTAGGAGGCGTCCAACAAGGCAGCGGGCACGCCGGGGTTGCGGCGATGAGCCAGGGTGAACATGAAGTCGACGCGGTCGGCGACGGTGGGGAAGCCGATGGGCGCGGGCACCTCGCGGAGTTGACGGAGGAGTGCGCCGGCGGGGCGCCAGTCGGACAGCGGGGTGCCGGGCTCCAAGGCCTCGATGAGCAGGGCGTTGTCCTCATCGGCGACGTCGAGCAAGGAGACGACGGCGGGGCAGGAGGCCCAGGCGCGCAACGCGGCCGCCTCGGTCCCGAAGACCTCGGCGTCGGGGGTGAGCTTCAGGTACGCCAAGGAGCCGTCAGCACGGCGGCAGCGGAACGTACACGAGGTGCTGCCGGCGCTCATGGTGGCGAGCACGGTCAGCCCCCACCGGACGGCCAGCCGCTCGACCAGGGCGGCGACCCCGTCGAGCCACGGCTGGACGTCCGGCCCGAAGCGCAGGCGGAGGCGCTCGGTGAGACCGTCGGAGAGCATCAGCCCTGCTGCTGGGCCTGAATGTGCTGGGCGATGGCCGGCGGCAGCTCGACCGGCAGCGGGGTGCGGACGGGCTGGGCGGAGTCGCCACGGACCACGACGGTGCCGCGGATGACATTGCGCAGCAGGTCGGAGGCCATGACGTTGTGCTCACCGGGACCGGCGACGACCCCACGCAGCATCCAGCGCGGCCCGTCGACGCCGACGAAGCGCAGCACGACGTTGTTGGCGGTGGCGGCCAGCTCGGTGCCCCACTCGCCGGCTTCCTTGATCACCCGGGCGCCGTCGCCGCGCAGCTGGGAGACCAGCTCCTCGCAGATCTCGGGCCACAGGTCGCCGCTGCGGGGCGCGGCGTAGGCGCTGACGGTGATCTGACCGATCGGCGTCACCAGGTGCACGGCCCGCACCGGACCGGAAGGGTCGACCTCGACCTGGAGCTGGGCCCCATCGGGCACGGGCACCCGCACGGACCCGAGGTCGAGCCGGGACAGGCCGTCCTGCGGGGCGTCCGCCTCGTCGAACGGACCGGCGGTGACGACCGCCTCCTCGACGACCTCGTCGACGTCGTAGTTCGGTACCCCCAGGCGGCCGCTGTCCTTGCTGACATGGTGCCGCCCGCGCTTGCCGCGCTTGCCGAACATTCCGCTACTCCTTCGTCCCCTGCTGGGCCCCGGCGCCGGCCGCGGCCGCGAGCACCGCGTGCCCGCCGGTGGATCCGTAGCCGCCGGTGCCGCGCTCGGAGTCGGGCAGCTCGTCGACCTCCTCGAAGACCACGTGCTCGACGCGCTGCACGACCAGCTGCGCGATCCGGTCGCCCCGGCGCAGCGTGATCGGCTCACGGAGATCGTGGTTGATCAGGCATACCCGGATCTCGCCGCGGTAGCCCGCGTCGATGGTTCCCGGGGTGTTCACCACGGACAGCCCGACCCGCGCGGCCAGCCCGGACCGCGGGTGCACGAAGCCGGCGAAGCCGATCGGCAGCGCGATGGCGACGCCGGTGCCGAGCACCGCCCGTTCGCCGGGAGCCAGGACGACGTCCGAGGTCGTCACAAGATCGACACCCGCGTCGCCGGCCGTGGCATAGGACGGCACGGGGACCCCGGGATCGATTCGGGAGAGGAGGACCTGCACGCTGGGCACGGCGCGTGACACTACCCTGGACCCGTGACCGAGAGCGTGAGTGCGGTGGCAAAGACCGAGGCCAAGTCCAAGCCGGTGTTCTTCGAACGGCTGTACGTGCCGGCGTGGGGCTGGCCGCTGCCGCTGATCGCGGCCGTGCTGATGGCCGCCGAGGTGCACATGGGCTACCCGGGCGTCCGCGCATGGCTGCCCTACCTCATCACGATCCCGCTCGTCGTCGGCGTGATGCTGTGGCTGGGACGGGCCACGGTGAAGGTGGTCGACGGCGAGCTCTGGGTGGGCGACGCCCACGTGCCGCTCGCGCTGATCGACGAGGTCGAGGTCATCCCGGCCAAGGCCAAGCGCAAGGCGCTCGGCCCCGACCTTGACCCGGCCGCGTTCGTGTCGCACCGCGGCTGGGTGGGGCCGGTCCTCCGGGTCTACCTGAACGACCCGGCGGATCCGACCCCGTACTGGCTGTTCAGCGTCCGCAAGGCGGACAAGCTGGCCGCCATCGTGCACAACTGACCCCCAGAACGCCCGAAGGCCGCGCCGACGACGGCGGGACGGGCCCGCGCGCCGTCGGGACGCGTCCGCTCAGGCGCAGTCCCGGCAGATCAACTGCCCGTTGTGCTCCTCGGCCAGTCGACTCCGGTGGTGCACCAGGAAACAGCTGGAACAGGTGAACTCGTCAGCCTGCTTCGGCAGCACCTTGACGGTAAGTTCCTCGTTGGACAGGTCGGCGCCTGGCAGCTCGAAGTTCTCATCCGGTGCATCCACGTCGACGTCGACCACGCCGGACTGCGTCTCGTTGCGCCGCGCCTTCAACTCCTCGAGGGAGTCCTCGGCCAGGTCGTCATCCTGGCTCCGGCGCGGAGCGTCGTAGTCGGTCGCCATACTTCTTTCACCCCTGCAGTCACAATTCAGACTGTGTTCGTGCCGCTGGTCAACGCTCCAGGGCCCCAATTTGTGCCCGCCGCCGGAAGTGACGGTGGTCTCGCTCCCCGCCGGCTGCCACCCAGTGATCGTCAAACGATTCCAGCCGCACCCGCAGTGGCTCGGAGCGCGTGGATGATAGCCCACTACGCAAGGGCGCACGCACACACTCACCCATCCGTGGCCCTAGCTGGCGGGACGGGCAGCGCCCTTGAGGGAATTCGGCCGGGAAAACCCTTGCCGGGACGGCGCGGCCGTGGTGCGATTCCGCCCGTGCGGGGTTGACGGTACGCGCACGGCCGATCGCGGGGTGCGATCACGGCCCACAGCGGGACACGGACCGGACACGGACGGCGGTGCCGGCCGACGCCGGTCGGCGGTAACGCCTAGGCTGATCACAGGCGACGGTCCGGGCACGGGGTTTCACCAGTCACGAAGCGTCGTGTTGGCCGGGGTCGAGGAGGGGTGGGGACGTGACTGCGCCAGTCGGGGTCAGAGGCAACGGGAAGCCGCTGTACCGGAAGCGGCGGCCGTGGCCCGCGCTGGTCCTGTTCGCCGTCCTCGTCGTCGTCGCCGGCTTCGTCTGGGTCAAGGTCATCAACGCCACCGACGACGTGGACGCGGCTGTGCACTGCAACACACCGGGCCCGCTGCCGGCCGGGGCCGCCCCGCCGGCCACGCCCGCGCCCAAGCTCGGCACCGAGCTGGCCCACGACGCGCTGGACAAGACCGCGCCCGCCCCCGCCGCCCAGGTGCAGGTCCGCGTCTACAACGCCAGCGAGACCCGCAACCAGGCCTCGATCGTCAAGTCCGCGGTCGACCAGGCCGGCTTCGCCAGCGCCGGCACCCCGGCCAACGACCCGATCTACCTGGCCGGCGACATGAACTGCCGGGCCCAGATCCGGTTCGGCCCCAACGGCGCCGCCGGGGCCCGCACGCTGAGCATCGTCGAGCCGTGCGCCGACCTGATCCGCGACGACCGCCAGGACGCCACCGTTGACCTGGCCGTCGGCAAGAAGTTCGACGAGTTCCGGGTCAACCCCAGCGCCAAGCAGGTCCTCCAGCAGCTGGCGACGTGGGCCAAGAGCCAGCCGCCCGCCCAGGGCGGACAGCTGGCCCAGCCGACCGGTCAGCCCCCGGTCAGCTCCGACCTCATCGACGCCGCCCGCAACGTGCATTGCGCGGGCTGAGCAGCCCCTTCACCCCCCGCCCCACTGTCACATGAGCGTCATACTTGCCTCCCAGAGGCACATCCGGACCGCATGTGCCGATTGAGGGGGTAGGGGCTACACCTTTCCGAAGCCGCTTTCCACCAACGCTGCCCTGAGCTGCTCGGCTACGCCGGGGGCGGCGGCGAAGGTTGCTTCCGTGCCCAAGCCGTCGGTGTCCGGGCCGGGTGGGCGGAAGACGGCGCCGGCCTCCTCGGCGATCAGGCCGCCGGCGGCCCAGTCCCAGCGGTGCAGGCCGTGCTCCAGATAGGCGTCCTCCCAGCCCGCGGCGACGGCGCACAGGTCGAGCGACGCGGCCCCACAGCGGCGGATGTCCCGCACCTTGCCGAGCATGCGGCTGATCGCGTCGGCCTGACGCAGCCGCCGCGCGTGGTCGTAGGAGAAACCGGTCCCCAGCAGAGACAGGTCCAGCCGGGTGGTGGCGGCGGCCCGCAGCCGACGGCCGTCCAGGAAGGAACCGCCGCCCCGGCTGGCGGTCCAGATCCGACCGGAGACGGGCTCGACGACCGCGCCGGCCACCGACACCCCGTCCAGCTGCGCGGCGATGGACACGGCGTAGAAGGGCAGTCCGTAGAGATAGTTGACGGTGCCGTCGATCGGATCGACCACCCAGACCAGCCCGTCCAGCGACGAGGTCCCGCCCTCCTCCTCGCCGAGCACGGGCTCCCCCGGCCGCAACTGGGCCAAACGGTCCCGAACCAGTTGTTCGGAAGCGCGATCTGCGGCCGTCACCACGTCAGTTTCGCTGGACTTGGTGTCCACCTGGGTGACAGCGTGGCTTCGGGCGTTGGTGACCAGCTCGGCGGCTTCCGTCGCGACGGTGACTGCGATCCTGACGAGTTCCTCGGATTCAGCGGCTAGCACGCTGTCCACCGAACCACACACGTTAGGGTCTGCGCACACTCCCGAAGACCCGCGCGCAGGGTCGAGGACTGACAGCGGACTGAATCGAGTAGGAAGGGTCCGACGGATGGGCACAACCCGCGGGTTCGGGATCGACATCGGTGGATCCGGCATCAAGGGCGGACTTGTCGACCTGGAGACCGGCGAACTGGACGGCGAGCGCCTGCGCATCGTCACGCCGCAGCCGTCCACCCCGGACGCGGTCGCCGACGTGGTCGCCGACATCGTGGAGAAGTTCGGGTGGACCGGCCCGGTCGGGGTCACCCTGCCCTGCGTGGTCAAGCGCGGTGTCGCGCTGACCGCCGCCAACGTGGACAAGGGCTGGGTGGACACCGACGCGGCGGGCCTGTTCGCCCGCAGGCTCGGCCGCGAGCCGGGCGGGGTCGTCGTGCTCAACGACGCCGACGCCGCCGGGCTGGCCGAGGTCCGCTACGGCGCCGGCAAGGGCCAGGACGGCGTCGTGGTGCTGCTGACCTTCGGCACCGGCATCGGCAGCGCCGTGTTCCTGGACGGCAAGCTGCTGCCCAACACCGAGTTCGGCCACCTCGAGGTGGACGGGCACGACGCGGAGAAGCGGGCCGCGGCGTCGGTGAAGGAGGAGAAGGACCTGTCCTGGGAGGAGTGGACCCACCGGGTCAGCAAGTACCTCCGCACCCTGGAGGACCTGATCTGGCCGGACCTGGTGATCGCCGGCGGCGGCGTCAGCAAGAAGGCCGACAAGTGGCTGCCGCTGCTCCAGGTGCGCACCAAGGTCGTCGCCGCGGCGCTGAAGAACGAGGCCGGCATCGTCGGCGCGGCCGCGGCGGCCGCCCACGGAATCGGCCACTAGTGGTACCCCGAAAAAACTGACCGAATCGTGTTCCGGCGATCTACCTGCGGGAACACCGCAATTGGGCCCGACGGCGGCCGTGTGGCGGCAACGCGGCACGGCCGCCGTCGTTACAATGGAACAGCGCCCACGGTCAGCGACCGCCGGGCGATCCCCCGAAACCCCCTGGCGGCCGAGGTTCGCGCCCTTCGGTCTGCCGTGAAGGACCGTCGCGAAAGGGCGTACGTGGCAGCCGCAGAAACCGCAACCCGACGCTCCGCCACCCCCGCGAGCGCCGCCGCGAAGGCACAGCAGCCGGGCGATGCCGAGGAGGCCGTGAAGGCCACCCCGGCGCGTGGCGCGGCCAAGACGGGCGCCGCGAAGCCGGCGGCCAAGAAGCCGGCCGGCCCCCGCGCCGCCGCCAAGAAGGCCCCGGCCGGTGGCAAGGCCGCGCCGGCCAAGGCCAAGAAGGACGGCGAGGAGCCCGAGGACCTCGACGGCGACGTCGAGATCGACGCCGCCGAGCTCGAGGACGTCGTGGTCGAGGACGTGACCGTCGAGGAGCCCGACGAGGAGGAGAGCAAGAACAGCTCCGACTTCGTCTGGGACGAGGAGGAGTCCGAGGCGCTGCGGCAGGCCCGCAAGGACGCCGAGCTCACCGCGTCGGCCGACTCGGTCCGGGCCTACCTCAAGCAGATCGGCAAGGTCGCCCTGCTCAACGCCGAGGAGGAGGTGGAGCTGGCCAAGCGGATCGAGGCCGGGCTCTACGCCGCCGAACGCGTGCGCAAGGCCGAGGACGAGACCGAGAAGCTGCCCCCGCAGATGCGGCGGGACCTGCGCTGGATCGTGCGTGACGGCGAGCGGGCCAAGAACCACCTGCTGGAGGCCAACCTCCGCCTGGTGGTGTCGCTGGCCAAGCGCTACACCGGCCGCGGCATGGCGTTCCTTGACCTGATCCAGGAGGGCAACCTGGGTCTGATCCGCGCGGTCGAGAAGTTCGACTACACCAAGGGCTACAAGTTCTCCACGTACGCCACCTGGTGGATCCGACAGGCGATCACCCGCGCGATGGCCGACCAGGCCCGCACCATCCGTATCCCGGTGCACATGGTCGAGGTCATCAACAAGCTCGGCCGCATCCAGCGCGAGCTGCTCCAGGACCTCGGCCGCGAGCCGACGCCGGAGGAGCTGGCCAAGGAGATGGACATCACCCCGGAGAAGGTGCTGGAGATCCAGCAGTACGCCCGGGAGCCCATCTCGCTGGACCAGACCATCGGCGACGAGGGCGACAGCCAGCTCGGCGACTTCATCGAGGACTCCGAGGCCGTCGTCGCGGTCGACGCGGTGTCGTTCACGCTGCTGCAGGACCAGCTCCAGTCGGTGCTGGCCACGCTGTCCGAGCGGGAGGCGGGCGTGGTGCGGCTGCGCTTCGGCCTGACCGACGGCCAGCCGCGGACCCTGGACGAGATCGGCCAGGTCTACGGCGTGACCCGCGAGCGGATCCGCCAGATCGAGTCGAAGACGATGTCCAAGCTGCGTCACCCGTCCCGGTCCCAGGTCCTGCGCGACTACCTGGACTGAGCGCCGGTTTTCTCCCGAACGCCCCGTTCGACCGTTTCGGTCGGGCGGGGCGTTCGGCGTCTCTTCGGCCGGGAGATCGACTAGAGGTGGGGTGTTCACCCCGCGGCCGGCCGTTCGTGGCCCCCAGTTGGCCCGTGGGACGCCCGTGACGCGGTCGCCGGGCTGGCGGGACCCCCGAGCCGTCGGCACGCTCACGACGGCCGAAACCGAGCCCCGAACAACTGTTCGCCAGAAGCGAATATCACGCTCTGTAGTGTGACTCATCCCACAACTGGGGTGGTGATACGAACCCGGTCGTGGTTCGCTGACGTAGCTTGAGTCACTGAGTTCGTTGCACTGAGTCAGATCGGACCCGATCCGACGACAAAATGTAACCGACTCGGCACCTGTGGGTGGCCCCGGCAACGGACCATCGACAGAGTGGGATGTCACGGAGTGTGGCTTGCTGCATCTGGGTACATCTCACGTGACGGGCGTCGCCACTACGGTGGGGAACACCGACGAGGCGCCGAACGTCTGCAATGGTGATGGCAGCGAACACCGCGCGACGGGCGGCGACCCGGAAGCGTTGTGGTCGCAGCTGTGTAGTAGGCACCGGAGCACCGGTGCCGGGACGGAGGGAGATTTCCATGACGACCTTGCTCACCCGCCCCGAGCTGACCGCTGTCGACCGCTGCGACCGGTGCGGCGCAGCCGCTCAGGTACGCGCCGTTCTCCCGTCCGGAGGCGAGCTCCTCTTCTGCGGACACCACGCCCGTGAGCACAGCGCCAAGCTGCGTGAGCTCTCGGCCGAGATCCAGCAGGGCTGAGCCCGGAGGGTTCGGGACCGGACAAGTCCACCACTTTCATAGCGACACAAGAGGCGCGGGCCAGGTGTGGGCCCGCGCCTCTTCGCTACCCGACAACGGCAGTGATGCAGGGAAGGACGCCTTACCTGCGTCCAATGCAGGTAAGGCGTCCTTCCCTGCATTGACTGGTCAGCCGGCCAGGGCCTGCTGGAAGGCCAGCTCGGCGGCACCGATGATCTTGGCTTCCTTGCCCAGCGGGGAGGCCACGATGCGGATACCGCCGACGGCCCGGCTGACCAGGCTGCGTTCCCGCACGGTCGCGGCCGCCTCGTCGACGACCGCGTCGGGCAGGGCGGCCAGCAGGTCGCCCAGCACCACCAGCTGCGGCCCGAGCAGGTTGACCACGTTGATCAGCCCGAGCCCGAGCCAGTCGGTGAACTCCCGCAGCCGGTTCAGCGCGACCTGCGGCGGCTCACCGGCCAGTGACCGCAGCTCGCCGACGACGGCCTCACGCGGCGAGCCCTCGGGCAGGCCCAGGGCTCGGCACAGGGCGTCCTCGCCGATCTCGGTCTCCCAGCAGCCCTGGCAGCCGCAGTAGCAGGGCCGGCCGCCGGGCCGGACCACCATGTGCCCCAGCTCGCCGACGTAGCCGCCGCTGCCCCGCAGCGCCGCCCGTTCGGAGATCACCCCGCCGCCGACGCCCACGTCCACCGACACGAACACCATGTCGGCGGCCTCGGTCGCGACACCACGCGTGTGTTCGGCCAGCGCCCCGAGCTCGGCGTCGTTGCCGACCAGCACCGGCCGGTGCAGGGCCGCGGACAGCCGCTCCCCCACCGGCACGCCGGCCCAGTGCAGGTTGGGCGCTTCGTGCACGTAGCCGTCACGACGGACCACACCGGGCACCGACACCCCGACGCCGACCGGCTCGGAGCCGATCCGCTCGGCCAGCCGCCGCCCGGCGGTGCCGACCTTGGCCAGCAGGTCGTCCGGCGACCCGGAGCCGCGCGGCAGCGTCCAACCCCTGGTGCCGAGCACCTCGCCGCCGAAGCCGACGGCCGCCACCGTGGTCTGCTCGACGCCGACGTCGACGGCGAGCACCCACAGGGACCGCGGCTGCGGCAGCACCAGCAGGGACGGCCGGCCGGCGCCGGTGCGCTTGACCGAGACCTGCTCGACCACCACACCGGCATCGGCCAGCCCGTCCACCAGGGCCTTGATCGTGCTGCGGTTCAGCCCCAGCTCGGCGGCCAGCTCCGCCCTGGTGCACGGGCCGCCGACGTGCAGCCGGCGCAGCAGGGCGGCCCGGTTGTGCCTGCGGACCTCGTCGGGACGGGTGCCCGCGGTTGGCGGACCGCTCACCGCACACCCCCTCGTGTCCCTTCGGGACTGCTAGTGGCCGGTCGCCTTGGCCCGTCGACGGGACAGCGCGTCGACGCTGGCGGCCAGCAGCAGGACCGCACCGGTGACGATGCTGACCACGGCCGCGGGCGCGCCGATCAGACCAAGGCCGTTGCTGACGATCTGGATCACGAAGCCACCGATGATGGCGTTGGACAGCCGGCCCTTGCCGCCGAACAGCGACGTGCCGCCGATGACCGCGGCGCCGACCGCGAACAGCAGCACGTTGCCGCCACCGGCGTTCGGGTCGACCGAGCCGACCTTGGACGAGTAGACGATGGCGCCGATGGCCGAGACCGTCGAAGCGATCACGAACACGCTCATCCGGATCTTGGGCACGTTGATACCGGCGCGGCGGGCCGCCTCGGCGCTGCCGCCGACCGCGTAGATGTGCCGGCCGTACTTGGTGCGGTCCAGCACGAACGTGCCGACCACCAGCAGCACCAGCACGATCGGCACCACGTAGGGCACGCCGGAGATGGTGATGCGGTCCGGGTTGGGCGAGCGGTTGACCGTCAGCAGGTAGGTGGCGACCGCGCCGAGCACGACGACCACGGCCACCTTGATCAGCAGCAGCGAGGTCGGCTGGGCCACCAGGCCGCGGCGGACCCGGCCGGCGTGGCGGAACAGCACCACGGCCGCGTAGCCGCCGGCGAAGATCACGAACAGGATCCAGCTGCCCAGCGTGTTCAGGTTGTTGTTGGCCACGCCGAACAGCACCGGGTCCTGGCTGATGGACAGCGTGCCGCCGTCACCGATCAGCTTGAGGATCACGCCGCCCCAGGCCAGGAACAGGGCCAGGGTCACGACGAAGGACGGGATGCCGATCTTGGAGATCATCACGCCGGTGAGGCAGCCGATGACCGAGCCGACGCAGACGGCCAGCAGCATCTCGACCCACGGGTTGGCCGGCACGCCGAGCAGCAGGATCAGCGTCGCGACCGCGGACAGCACCGCGCCCAGCCAGATCCGCTGCCAGACGGCGACGCCGATGGCCAGCACGCCGCCGATGATGAAGGCGTAGAAGACGGTGTCGCCCATGCCGGCCTGGAGGTTGCCGCCCTTGACGTAGTGCAGCGCCATCACGGCGGCGGCGACACCGGAGCCGGTGCCGGCGGACAGGTCGATCTCGCCCAGCAGCAGCACGAACACCAGGCCCATCGCGATGATGGTGATGCCGGCGGCCTGCGCGAGCAGGTTGGAGATGTTGTTCAGGCTGAGGAAGGTGCTCGACGAGAGGCCGAACAGGATCACCAGCACGATCAGGCCGGCCAGCGCCGGCAGCGAGCCGAGCTCGCCGCCGCGGACGCGGTCGACGTAGTCGCGCAGGGCCTGGCCGGCGGAGCGGCGGGTGGTGTCGATGCCGAAGTCGGCGACGGCCTGCTCCTGCTCGGCCGGCTTCTGGTCCGACGGCGGGGCGGCGGCGGCAGGTGTGTCAGTCATTGGAGGAGATCCCTTGCGATTCAGACCGTGGCGACTTCGGGCTTGGCCAGGCCGATGTCACCCGACCGGCCGGCGGTGATCAGCTCGACGACCTGCGTGTTGGTCAGGCTCTTGGTCGGCAGCTGCGCGACCATGCGGCCCAGGTAGAGCGTCGCGACGTTGTCGGCGACCTCGAAGACGTCGTTCATGTTGTGGCTGATGAGCACGACGCCGAGGCCCTGGTCGGCCAGCCGGCGCACCAGGTCGAGGACCTGGCGGGTCTGGGCGACGCCCAGCGCGGCGGTCGGCTCGTCCAGCAGGACGACCTTGCTGTCCCACAGCACGGCCTTGGCGATGGCCACGGTCTGCCGCTGGCCGCCGGACAGCGACGCGACGAGCGTGCGCACCGACTTGACCGTGCGGACCGACAGCGAGGCCAGCGTCTCGCGGGCCGCCTGCTCCATGTCGGACTCGTCGAGCAGGCCGTACTTGCCGCGCTCACGGCCGAGGAACATGTTCTGGACGATGTCGAGGTTGTCGCACAGCGCGAGGTCCTGGTAGACGACCTCGATGCCGTAGGCGGCGGCCTCGCGGGGGCCGGAGATGTGCACCGGCTCGCCGTTGAACAGCACCTCGCCGGAGTCGATGCCGTGGATGCCGGCGATGCACTTGACCACCGTGGACTTGCCGGCGCCGTTGTCGCCGACGAGCGCGGTGACCTCGCCCGGCCGGATCGTCAGGTCCACGTCGTGCAGCACGTGGACGGGCCCGAAGCTCTTGTTGATCCCGCGCAGTTCGAGGATCGGCTGCTCGGTCATGGGGGTGTTCTCCAGACTGTCACTGCCCGCCCCGGTGGCGGCGGGGTGGTGGGCATGGGAAGCCGCCGCGGCCGGCCCGGGTCGGGGGTCCGGGTCGGTCGCGGCGGCGGCCTGAGCATCGGCCGTCAGCTACTAGCTGATGCCGTTCGCGGTGCAGAGCGCGGCGATGTCGCCGGTGCAGACGTCGGACTTCGGCACGGCGCCGGCCGAGATGACGTCCTTGACCTTGTCCTTGGTGATCGCCTGCGGGTCGAGCAGCAGCGACGGGACCTCACGCTTGGTCTTGGGGTCCGTGGTCTTCTGCGTGGCGATCTTGTCGGCGTCGGCCTTGCTGTTCTTCAGCAGGGCGGTGGCCAGCTTGGCGGCCGCCTCGGCCTCCAGCTTGATCGGCTTGAAGACGGTCATGTACTGGTCGCCGCGCAGGATGGCCTTGAGGCCGTCGGCGGTGGCGTCCTGACCGGTCACCGGGACCTTGCCGTTGAGGCCGTTCTTCTGCAGCACGGCGATGACCGCGCCGGCGAGGCCGTCGTTCGCGGCGAGCACGCCGTCAACCTTGCCGCCGTTGGCGGTCAGGAAGTTCTCGAACGTGGTGCCACCGGTCTGGTTGTCCCACTTGTCGATGAACTGGCTCTTGACCAGCTTCAGCGTGTTGTTGGCGTAGAGCGGCGCGAGGACCGACTCCTGGCCGTCGTGGAACAGCGTCGCGTTGTTGTCGGTCGGCGCACCCTCGATCTCGATGACCTGGGCGCCCGGCTTGTCCTTCAGCGCGGTGGCCAGCGCCTGGCCCTGGAGCTTGCCGACGCCCGGGTTGTCGAACGAGACGTAGTAGTCGGCGCTGCCGCCGGCGTTGAGGCGGTCGTAGTCGATGACCGGCACGCCCTGCTGGGCCGCCTTCTTCTCGACCGCGGCGCCCACGTCACCGGTGGTGGAGGCCAGGATCAGCACCTTGACGCCCTGGCTGAGCATCTGGTCCGCCAGCTGCGAGACCTTCTGGTCGTCACCCTGCGCGTTCTGGATGATCGGGTCGAAGCCCTCGGCCTTGAGCGCCGCTTCCAGCAGCGGGTGGTCGAAACCCTCCCACCGGGCGGACGTCGTGGTCTCGGGCAGGATCACGCCGACCTTCGCGCCGTTGCTGGCACCGCTGCTGCCCGACGTCGGGCTGCTGCCATTGCTGCTGTTGGCGCCACACCCGGTGACCGCCAGCGCGAGCCCGGTGCTCACGGCGAGCACGGCGAGAGTTCTGCTCCGCATCCGGCTGTTCCCTTCATCGTGGCGCGGGTCACTGGAGGAGCCCGCGAAAATGTTGTGGCGCAGAACATATGCCCCCGGAGCCCGCTCCGAAAGGCAGCTGAAGCGGTTAAGTTCGGTTCTGGCGACACGACTCGGCAACGACCCGGTAACCGGAAGGCCGCCGCTACACCGAAAGGCCGTCTGTCAACTACGCGTTGTGA encodes:
- a CDS encoding DUF3093 domain-containing protein yields the protein MTESVSAVAKTEAKSKPVFFERLYVPAWGWPLPLIAAVLMAAEVHMGYPGVRAWLPYLITIPLVVGVMLWLGRATVKVVDGELWVGDAHVPLALIDEVEVIPAKAKRKALGPDLDPAAFVSHRGWVGPVLRVYLNDPADPTPYWLFSVRKADKLAAIVHN
- a CDS encoding DUF3710 domain-containing protein, whose product is MFGKRGKRGRHHVSKDSGRLGVPNYDVDEVVEEAVVTAGPFDEADAPQDGLSRLDLGSVRVPVPDGAQLQVEVDPSGPVRAVHLVTPIGQITVSAYAAPRSGDLWPEICEELVSQLRGDGARVIKEAGEWGTELAATANNVVLRFVGVDGPRWMLRGVVAGPGEHNVMASDLLRNVIRGTVVVRGDSAQPVRTPLPVELPPAIAQHIQAQQQG
- the cei gene encoding envelope integrity protein Cei — its product is MTAPVGVRGNGKPLYRKRRPWPALVLFAVLVVVAGFVWVKVINATDDVDAAVHCNTPGPLPAGAAPPATPAPKLGTELAHDALDKTAPAPAAQVQVRVYNASETRNQASIVKSAVDQAGFASAGTPANDPIYLAGDMNCRAQIRFGPNGAAGARTLSIVEPCADLIRDDRQDATVDLAVGKKFDEFRVNPSAKQVLQQLATWAKSQPPAQGGQLAQPTGQPPVSSDLIDAARNVHCAG
- a CDS encoding inositol monophosphatase family protein, which codes for MLAAESEELVRIAVTVATEAAELVTNARSHAVTQVDTKSSETDVVTAADRASEQLVRDRLAQLRPGEPVLGEEEGGTSSLDGLVWVVDPIDGTVNYLYGLPFYAVSIAAQLDGVSVAGAVVEPVSGRIWTASRGGGSFLDGRRLRAAATTRLDLSLLGTGFSYDHARRLRQADAISRMLGKVRDIRRCGAASLDLCAVAAGWEDAYLEHGLHRWDWAAGGLIAEEAGAVFRPPGPDTDGLGTEATFAAAPGVAEQLRAALVESGFGKV
- a CDS encoding alpha/beta fold hydrolase; translated protein: MSDTAVLLPGTGSDDVFIRSVFAAPVAAAGVTLVAPEPVPGPDLGRRHLLSLDAAFDAHGPVLAGGISFGAHLAAEWACAHPSRCAGLLLAMPAWHGSPGDCPAAVAARHSAATVLRDGLSSALTFGPDVPPWLAAELSRAWHRHGPGLVDSLLAAADRPAPTLAQLATLSVPVGIVAVHDDPLHPASVAAQWAATIPGAELRSISFADFSADRSALGRAAVAAWQASRSGSRPAA
- the dut gene encoding dUTP diphosphatase — encoded protein: MPSVQVLLSRIDPGVPVPSYATAGDAGVDLVTTSDVVLAPGERAVLGTGVAIALPIGFAGFVHPRSGLAARVGLSVVNTPGTIDAGYRGEIRVCLINHDLREPITLRRGDRIAQLVVQRVEHVVFEEVDELPDSERGTGGYGSTGGHAVLAAAAGAGAQQGTKE
- a CDS encoding DUF4193 domain-containing protein, with translation MATDYDAPRRSQDDDLAEDSLEELKARRNETQSGVVDVDVDAPDENFELPGADLSNEELTVKVLPKQADEFTCSSCFLVHHRSRLAEEHNGQLICRDCA
- a CDS encoding aminoglycoside phosphotransferase family protein, with amino-acid sequence MLSDGLTERLRLRFGPDVQPWLDGVAALVERLAVRWGLTVLATMSAGSTSCTFRCRRADGSLAYLKLTPDAEVFGTEAAALRAWASCPAVVSLLDVADEDNALLIEALEPGTPLSDWRPAGALLRQLREVPAPIGFPTVADRVDFMFTLAHRRNPGVPAALLDASYAAARRLADTGSVARLVHGDLHPGNVLASARGPVAIDPRPCLGDPDLDVVDWTLFDVTTVDEVRTRIAALDVLDEDRAYEWSRALAVLLLMSHVRRGIDDPGTALFRQLAESLT